The Prevotella herbatica genome contains the following window.
AATAAACAAGTAAATAAAAATAAGCAAGAAGCAGGGATCGTATGACTAATTCTATATTAGTCTATACTTTCTGCTTTTTCTTGTTTGAAAAACTTTATCTCTAAATATCCTATTATATAAATCATTCGCGTCCACTTAAAATGATTAGCTTTCAATGTAATGTATTATATAATAAATGCTTAGAGCCTAGATTTCTCCGTGACGATTTAAATTTTTGTGGATTTAGGCTGTCTCTCCAACTTTTTTTTTGTGTTTTTAGCTACAAAGCTATGGTACTTGCCCCAAAAGCCGATAAACAGAGGACTTAACGAAACGTAGTTTGCTGGATTTAGCTACGTTATTTTGTGTCATTGAAGGATGAAATATATTTTATGAGTAAATTTATCAAAGAACTGTTGACTGCATCAGAGGGACTGAGGATGTGTAAATAGATACCGTAAACAGGATCAGAATTTTCAAGCTTGTTTAAATATTCTGCTGAATTCCGCTGAATTCTCGGCAAAGATACTGCTAAATTTTTGCCCATGCAATCAGATTTAGGTTAGCCTGTTAGCCAAAGTTATAATTAGATACACATTATGGTACATGTACGCACACGCACTGTGAATTTTTCAGCAAAAGAAATGTCGAAGTGTCTATCCATTGAGCATCAACTTGTTAGGACTCTTTTCGAGTAGAATAAAATGGAGGTTATTCGTCGATAAAATATGGGGACAAATTTTCATCATTTTGCATTGCACTTTACGAAGTAATTTGATGCGCTTTTTGATATTTTCCAGTGCTTTTCTTCGTAAAACGCACTGCGTTTTACGAAGAAATAGGAGGTAAAACATCGTAGAAACGTTTGCGTTTCTATATAGAAACGCATGCAAAACTTAAAATTTGACGGCCAGATCATCGACGCTTTTATTAGTAGAATTCGTCGGTAAAATATTGGCATTCATTATGTTAACACTTCGACGCTTATATTTTGGAAACTCCTAAGTTCGCGCGTGCCTGCACGTACATTATATATATATAGAAATAGATAACATAGCTAAATCGACCTAACTACGTATCGTCACTTCTTAAATAAATTCACCATTTATTTTGTATTATGTTCGGCTTGCACTATCTTTGCATAAGATAAGGCTGCACTCGACAAAACATATAAGTAAACTTTATGATTTTGTTCTCGTTGGCACTATCTTTGCATAAGATAAGGCGGCACTCGACAAAACATATAAGTAAACTTTATGATTTTGTTCTCGTTTGCACTATCTTTGCATAAGAAAATATTAAAACAATGGAAAATCCTTATATCAAGCAGTTTCCCGAACTTATGGCGGGAAAAAAGATTATGTATGTTCACGGTTTCCTTTCTTCAGCACAAAGCGGAACAGTGAAGATGCTTCAGGAAATGATGCCCGAAGCTAAAATCATAGCAGAAGATATTCCTGTACACCCAGAAGAAGCAATGCAATTATTAAAGTCTATGGCAGAAAACGAGAAACCAGACTTGATTATCGGTACTTCCATGGGGGGTATGTTAACAGAAATGCTACACGGCTTTGACAGAATACTTGTTAATCCTGCTTTCCAAATGGGTGACACTATGAGCAGTATGACTGGACGACAGGAATTTCAGAATCCACGTAAAGACGGAGTAAACGAAATTATAGTTAACAAGTCACTGATTAAAGAATATAAGGATTTAACAACGAAAAGTTTCACAGATATCAGTGATGATGATAGACACAGAGTCATCGGTATGTTTGGAGACAACGATCCTGTTGTACACACTTTCGATATTTTTAGGAATCACTATCCAAATGCAATATATTTCCATGGTGAGCACAGACTAATTGATAAGGTTGCACATCACTATCTCATTCCTATCATAAGATGGATTGACGACAGACAACAAGCAAAGGAACGCCCAATTGTCTATATCAACTATGACGCCATGCATGACAGCTACGGGAAACCAGCAAGTAGCATGCATAAGGCTTATGAAATGCTGATAGAAAACTATAACGTATATATAGTGGCAGAGGCACCAACAAACAATCACGAATATACAGAAAAAGTTCAGAATTGGGTTGAGGAATACATATCCGCACCAGCATACAACCACATCATATTCACAAACCAGAAACATCTGCTTTATGGAGACTATATGGTTGATTTATTTCCCGATGAGAATTTCATGGGTACCGCAATTGAGTACGGTAGTGAGGAATTTAAGACATGGGAAGAGGTAATAACATTTTTTGAAAGACTTGGAGGACAATAATTTATGGATACAGAAATAGTTTATGGTTTCGCTGAATGTAAATTCGGAACAATTGTAGTAGCATGCAGGTCGAAGGCTATCTGCGACTTACAGTTTTT
Protein-coding sequences here:
- a CDS encoding YqiA/YcfP family alpha/beta fold hydrolase, with protein sequence MENPYIKQFPELMAGKKIMYVHGFLSSAQSGTVKMLQEMMPEAKIIAEDIPVHPEEAMQLLKSMAENEKPDLIIGTSMGGMLTEMLHGFDRILVNPAFQMGDTMSSMTGRQEFQNPRKDGVNEIIVNKSLIKEYKDLTTKSFTDISDDDRHRVIGMFGDNDPVVHTFDIFRNHYPNAIYFHGEHRLIDKVAHHYLIPIIRWIDDRQQAKERPIVYINYDAMHDSYGKPASSMHKAYEMLIENYNVYIVAEAPTNNHEYTEKVQNWVEEYISAPAYNHIIFTNQKHLLYGDYMVDLFPDENFMGTAIEYGSEEFKTWEEVITFFERLGGQ